Below is a genomic region from Vibrio mimicus.
TTCTTCGCCAGTCTCAAAAGTGCCTTGCTTGATGGTGAAGTAACCGCGATCGATAAACTCTTGATAGGGAATGTTGTAGCTCTGGCCCTGAGGAATCAGGATCTTCAACTCGCGCATAATGCGAAATAGAGTGACAGGACCCAAGCCAATTGATTTGGCAAACTGGCCCAACAACACGCCGCGCTTAGCTAATGCGATGTGATCGGCAAATTCAGCTTTGGGCGCAGCAATGGCCAGTTGGCGACTCACTTGCTCGTTCTGCTTTGCTAAATCAGCGGCCAGTTGTAGTGCCTCAGGTAATGACTGAGGAATGCGAAACTGGTTAGCGTTTTCCAGTTCTTGCCAACGCTTGATGATCGCCATTCTTAGCGCAGCGCTGTAACCAGCAACCAAGCAAAGTGATTCTTCTTTGTTGAGTAAAATCACCGGCTGAGGTCTTCCTTTGCCGTCGATGTATTCGGCTGACTTTTCAGCCGATTGAATTTCAACCAGCATCTTACGAATATCAGCCAGAACGTTTTTGTGTTCTTTACCTGTCAGCTCTGCAATTTCTCGGCTGCTCATGGTCACTTCTTGTTGTGTCATTACTGCGAACATTTAAACCTCCACCCAGAATCTACTTTTTTCACCTTGACCAACCAGCTTGCGGAGACTCACTCCCTTTGATTTCGCTTTTTCGGTCATCTTCACCAAGTCACAAACATGGATCCCCAACGTCTTGCACAGCTCTGCGTGGCTCCAAGTTTTTCGGCGTGACTGCATCAACTCAATCAATTGCATCTCGCTCATTCCTAAGCCCTCGATAGTTCAGCCAACAAAGCCTCACGCTGCTGCAGCATCTCGTTGAGCTTGCGCTGACAAGAACTGGCCGCGATTTCTGAGGCGTGGTTTTTGTGAGATTTAAAACGCAACAGCGCGGCGTTCTCAGAGTTGATGTCGATCTCAAGCTGGCGGATTTTCGCCTTGAGCTTTTGCACCTCATCCGGTGCACTTGTCGCTTGTGATGCTGGCGCTACACGGCCAC
It encodes:
- a CDS encoding phage antirepressor KilAC domain-containing protein yields the protein MFAVMTQQEVTMSSREIAELTGKEHKNVLADIRKMLVEIQSAEKSAEYIDGKGRPQPVILLNKEESLCLVAGYSAALRMAIIKRWQELENANQFRIPQSLPEALQLAADLAKQNEQVSRQLAIAAPKAEFADHIALAKRGVLLGQFAKSIGLGPVTLFRIMRELKILIPQGQSYNIPYQEFIDRGYFTIKQGTFETGEETRISNTPLITGKGEIWLQKKLLDAGYLKAVAAC